One window of Tissierellales bacterium genomic DNA carries:
- a CDS encoding nucleotidyltransferase domain-containing protein, whose translation MKTKILNKLLEIERNKNIEILFAVESGSRAWGFASPDSDYDIRFVYKHKKDWYLNLWKQKDTIQFVTDNDLLDGSGWELRKALRLLAKSNASFTGWLFSPIIYRADNDFLNNIKKVANTNFNPVSGFYHFHSMNKSFEEILDSEKMTLKSFFYAIRTALCANWIYKNESIPPVLFREMYSLIDSSYHSKLDQLIDLKSKRIEKSNDPVEPELIHLVRDIVSENNNVKDRLENKKPNPNDFNDLFLKTLKK comes from the coding sequence ATGAAAACTAAAATACTAAATAAGCTCTTAGAAATAGAGCGAAATAAAAACATAGAAATATTATTCGCAGTAGAATCTGGTAGTAGAGCTTGGGGTTTTGCTTCACCAGATTCTGATTACGATATACGTTTTGTATACAAACATAAAAAGGACTGGTATCTCAACCTTTGGAAACAAAAAGACACTATACAATTTGTGACAGATAATGATTTACTTGATGGCTCAGGTTGGGAGTTACGTAAAGCATTACGGCTTTTAGCAAAATCTAATGCATCTTTTACAGGTTGGTTATTTTCGCCAATAATATATAGAGCAGATAATGATTTTTTAAACAACATAAAGAAAGTAGCAAATACTAACTTTAATCCTGTTTCAGGATTTTATCATTTTCATAGCATGAACAAAAGTTTTGAAGAGATTTTAGATTCAGAAAAAATGACTTTAAAGAGCTTTTTTTATGCTATACGCACAGCGCTTTGTGCTAACTGGATTTATAAAAATGAATCGATACCACCAGTTTTGTTCAGAGAGATGTATTCTTTAATAGACTCGAGTTATCATTCAAAGCTAGACCAGTTAATAGATTTGAAAAGTAAACGTATCGAAAAAAGTAACGATCCAGTTGAACCAGAATTAATACATTTGGTTAGAGATATTGTAAGCGAAAACAATAATGTGAAAGATCGGTTGGAGAATAAAAAACCAAATCCAAATGATTTTAATGACTTGTTTTTAAAAACTTTGAAGAAATGA
- a CDS encoding nucleotidyltransferase domain-containing protein, translating to MTLEELKSSGHIIFECISGSRAYGLNTPSSDTDIRGVFILPKETFYSLNYVSQVNNETNDIVYYELRKFIELCAKNNPNILELLNVPEHCILYKHPIFDDIKTELFLSKLCKNTFANYAFTQIKKARGLNKKIVNPVEKKRKSVEDFCLVLDGKKTIPLKEFLSENNLKSEYCGLAKITKMKDYYNLFYSESQNYKGVARPNSNEVCLSSIPKEENPITILYFNLDGYSSYCKKYKEYWSWVEKRNEERYKNNTSHDKNYDAKNMMHTFRLLHMAKEIGESGKINVERSDRGYFLTIKNAEFEYDDLVVKAELMREKLDIIFENSTLQEKPNLNVINDLLFRLRSRFYNHNFEN from the coding sequence ATGACACTAGAAGAACTAAAATCATCAGGACATATTATTTTCGAATGCATTAGTGGTAGTAGAGCTTATGGATTGAATACACCTTCATCTGATACAGATATAAGAGGTGTATTCATTCTTCCTAAGGAAACTTTCTATAGTTTAAATTATGTAAGCCAAGTAAACAATGAGACTAATGATATAGTGTATTACGAGCTTAGAAAATTCATTGAGCTCTGCGCTAAAAACAATCCAAATATTTTAGAGCTTCTTAATGTGCCTGAGCATTGTATATTATATAAGCATCCTATTTTTGATGATATAAAAACAGAACTGTTTTTATCCAAACTTTGTAAAAACACCTTCGCTAACTATGCATTCACTCAAATAAAAAAAGCGAGAGGTTTGAACAAAAAAATAGTCAATCCAGTAGAAAAAAAACGTAAGTCTGTAGAAGATTTCTGTTTGGTTTTAGATGGGAAAAAGACAATACCACTTAAGGAATTTTTAAGCGAAAACAATTTGAAAAGTGAGTACTGTGGTTTAGCTAAAATTACAAAAATGAAGGACTATTATAATTTATTCTATAGTGAATCTCAAAACTATAAAGGTGTGGCAAGACCAAATTCAAATGAAGTGTGTTTAAGTTCTATTCCCAAAGAAGAAAATCCTATTACTATACTTTATTTTAACTTAGATGGTTACTCATCTTATTGTAAAAAATACAAAGAATATTGGTCTTGGGTTGAAAAACGAAATGAAGAACGTTATAAAAACAATACTTCACATGACAAAAACTATGATGCCAAAAATATGATGCACACGTTTAGACTATTACATATGGCAAAAGAGATTGGTGAGTCAGGTAAAATAAATGTAGAACGTTCAGATAGAGGTTACTTTCTAACAATTAAAAATGCTGAATTTGAGTATGATGATTTAGTAGTAAAGGCAGAACTAATGCGGGAAAAGTTAGATATTATATTTGAGAATTCAACACTTCAAGAAAAACCAAACTTAAATGTTATTAATGATTTGCTATTTAGATTAAGATCAAGATTCTACAATCATAATTTTGAAAATTGA